The Epinephelus fuscoguttatus linkage group LG19, E.fuscoguttatus.final_Chr_v1 genome contains the following window.
GACACTGACTGTTGGTTTAAGTTTTTCTCTTTGGTTTCCCtcacatcatttttttaaattttcttaagACCAATTGAAAAAAGCATTGGATGtcctgctgttgagtttttcaaatgaattttttttgtcactttgagcaccacaagctgagtgccatctagttccattatactggagagaaggcagacatctctacagccgatatctccaacactctgcaactcatgccaaaacaatctagactgatgaatagcactacaggtaagagaaacattatgtgtttttgatttggggttgaactgtccctttaaatccaAAGGTCCACCAGCAGCAGTAGCCTGACCAGTACTGGTGAGAACTGGGAAACTGTTTGCAGttgcagctgcagcttcagacTGTGACAGCGGTGTTTGTAGAGGCGGGAGCACAGCTGGTTTGCATTGATGAGCGCTGACCACAGGGACGCTGAGGTTGTTCAGATGAGGCTCAGTGAAGCAGCGGGGCGTTTTAATGTCTGTAGAATTAACAAACAAGGGATGGGTCTCTCAAGAAGGGAAAGCAACTCAACTAAAGTCAACTCAGCCAGCTTTACTTTGATGATGGCATTAATCTGTACGGACTATAACTAACTTTTGTTTAAGCTTCTGTGATGTCATGTCATGCTTATTTTAGTTACATCACTTCCTATAAAAGTAATAATTGACTCAGGCAGGTCTACAATTCTACAGGTTATTGTTGTTACAGGCTTAAAATTTAATCCTCTACATCTCATAATTGTCCGCTGAGGTGGAGTGAGGGGTGAATCAGCTGGATGTTAAATATTCATCAACGTCTCTGGGGTTTCTCTGAGTGGCCCATTCATTCTGTCCGCCCCAGGAAGTCTCTGCTGGGAGGACATTACTTTGTTTCCTCCGACTGAGACACCCAGAGGCGATGTGAGCGCGGTGCAGCCCTGCTGTATAAAagcagccagctgcagctggagtAACAGAAGACATGCTTGTGCAATGTTGCAGCGAGGCTGCTCGTTGTGAGAGGAGAGAGTTTCTACATAGTGTCAGTTGAAGAATGAGGAAACGCTTCAGGTGAATACGTGGAACTACGCAGCAAAGTATCAAGAACAACTTGGATTATTTTACTTTAAGTTGCTTCAGTTATGAGTTACTGTCAGGATCAGAGTGGTCCTGATCATCTCCATGGATTTATCTTTACAAAGGTAGGTTAAATGTCTTTCATGTGAAGAGCAAATGGCATGCCCCGAGGCTATCAttacaaatttaatgttttttaaatgttgactTTTAAAATACTCACATTTTACAGCAacagttacagttacatttCAACACTGATGGGGGGGGATGCATATGAAACAGGAGGGTCCGGGGGTCCTCTGTCAGAAATCTTTTAGCACTTAATTTCCATTTTTGCAttcaagtgatttttttttttttttgcaccaattTGTGACTTTAATGAAACAATTTAtactgtaaatgtctttaattttgtcaaataaaataCCTCTGCTGCTTTTATTAGGGGGCACAAATACAcgtgttttaaatatttaggggaacctgtcccctgtgtcccccccaaatctACGCCTATGACAGAAAAAGGAATTAAATGCTGTCATATAGATGACAGAAATGTGATTGCTAAAAGGTAAAAGCTCTTTTAAACTGTATAAAGAGGTAATGTCTGGCTGTTGGCGTTATGTCTGCATCATTatgtgctttttgtgtgtgtttttatcgtGTTTAAAACAGTATATTAATAACTTTTATAGTGAGCATAGAGCAAAACTTTTAACCAAAGAAACAACATGTTCCAAATAATTAACaccataaaagtaaaaatagagaTTTGAattaaaagtaaagaaaataaaagtccaaTAAAAATCATGTTTGGGTAAAGAAAGAGCCGAATGAAGGAAAACACCACATACAAAGAGTAGAAACgcatgaaacagtaaaaaatcactttgaaagcCACTTATCGTTATCtgtatgtaaataaatataaaaacgttCCCATCATCTTGCATGTCTGCATGGAGCTGCACGCAGTGTGGCTTTAAAGATTTTTAATGCGGTGACAGTGTCattactgctgctgcacagTAACAGCAGGTTTGCAGgaatgtgttttcagtgtcaAGAAAAACTGTCCGAACTTGTTCAGATTTTCAGTGAAGACTCACCTACAGAGCAACGTCAGGCCCTTCATAGCTGAGCTCTCAGGGAGGGCTGGCAGCTAATTTGTAATGTTTAAAAGTTGAGTCACTTTGCCCCGaggcagtaattataatatattttgGGGAGTGAGAACAAAAATACTTTACTGTCTCTTCATTTAAGTGCTTTTTAATGTCTTAAGAAGTCGAAAACTAGAATGTAGTAAGTGTTATGTAAGatatgaaaatgtcataaaaagagTGTGTACATGTTTCCCGTTCAACTCTAAATCAAATGCTGGTTCCCTAAAATCCATGGACTCCATCTATCTgtcatgtttcaacaagatagaaagatagatagatagatagcacATCTTCTAAAAATAGTTGTGTTCCCTGATACAGTTATTCTGTGTTCATTGCCTGTATGGCATACAGAATGAAAGGACTTGTTATATGTTCCAGCTGGTTCTTGGGATCCTAAATCGATGCCCAGGAGGGAGCAGCTCTCACTCTTGAGTGTAATGGGTGTGTGGCAGCGgcaattatatttttaaatgaatcacCTTCCCTGCAGTGTTGACAATCTTGGAGAGCTTGTTTTGGCTCTTTGCACTCACGTTGCTGCACTATGCTGTAACGATAAACAATAACATGCTGTCAACCAGGCTTCTGTATGCTATTTTTaactgttaaagggatagtttaaAAAATTTTGAAGTGGGGTTCTATGGGGTGCTTATCCATAGACAGCATATTAcaaacagtagatgtcagtcagcatgcccccagctgggagaagcaggctggagtctgacatacAAGCTAAACAATGTagtgctgtggacaggggcattgtagccacctaaaaaaaatcaatatcactttaagtgtacgctatatttagaatattttcacagctttaccttaatgtcagtCAGTGATTTCTAACTGGAAAAGAGAGGTTGTTgtatcactctcttcaaagccagactccatgagaaaaacagtgatttaacatagcTGAacagcaggagctgctggtctaccactgccttgatcagttattttgtttgtgttattgtgtgactttggcatttaaaagggttGGTTTGGATtccccaaagtcacacaaaaacacaaattaaataactgtttgaggcagcagtagaccagcagctcctgtgttcagcgagctaaaatgtctgtttttgtcaatagaCTCTGGTGACTTTTACAAGAACATAGAAGAGGAAGCCATTAATAGCGTCCTTGTTGGAACTGGCTGTCTGAAGGAAAGTTAAAGCGCTGAAAATACACTCTGgtttttttaaggtggctaaaatgtgttttgttgctggCCCCCAACCACTGCAGTACATTACTTAGCTTATGtgtcggactccagcctgcttctccaaaccggGGGCGTGCCAGCTGACATCTACTGGAGGTAATACActaactatggataagtacctcatacaaccccacttaaaaaaatcttaactatccctttaagttttaAAATTTCTCCCCACTTGGAGGGTTGGGTCACAGAAAGCATTGCTTCAAATGGTCCCTCCAGTGTTAAATAGGTGATTTGCCCTGAGGAGCTTTGCTTGCCTGTAGAGACAACAATAAGGACATACTTTATTTGAAGTTACCCCCATTGTGATGTTGGGATAATATTTGTAAAGCTGTATGAAAGATATTAGGATGGCATCAAAGGGAAAGGATGTTTAACTTTCAGCACGCTGACTCagccttgtttttcttttcagtgtcTTCTCCACAGGAAGAACATCAGCTTCAGAGCCCAGCGGTGATGTTGGCCATGCAGCACTGCAACTCCTCAGGCATTATCGCCCCCTCTCCCCTCACTAACCACACCACCATGGTGCAGGAGCCTGAGGTGGAGCTCGTTGCACATAATGTCACCCGTCCACTGAGCAATCCCACAGCTGCGGGCCTCACCATGACTCTGGGGATCCTGTTCAATGTGGTGGCCCTCATCATTCTCGCCAAGGCGTACAACCGCTTCCGGCGGCGGTCAAAGGCCACTTTTCTGCTCTTCGCCAGCTCCTTGGTGGCAACTGATCTGGTTGGACATGTTATCGCTGGAGCCCTCGTACTAAATAAATACTCAGTAGGCACTGGGTCCACAGCTGATGCCGTCTCCAGCTTTCAGGGTGATCCTGCGGATCCGGATGCGTCTTGTCTGTTTCTGGGAGGCTGCATGGTGTTCTTCGGCCTGTGCCCTCTCTTCCTGGGCTGTGCCATGGCTATTGAGCGCTGCTTGGGCGTCACCAGGCCTTTGCTGCACGCTCGTCTGGTGACCACAGCACGGACGAAGATGGCACTGGCCCTGATCTGGCTGCTGGCCTTATGTGTGGCCCTTCTGCCCTTTTTCAGCCTGGGCGCCTACACACGGCAGTACCCGGGGACGTGGTGCTTTATTAAAGTGATGGAGGGCACCAAAGCAACAGATCTTGCCTTCGTGATGCTGTTCTCTGGACTGGCTTTGAGCTCTCTGTCCTTGGCCTTTGTGTGCAACACCATCAGTGGGATCACGCTGGTGAAAGCGCGGCTAAAGAAAAGGTCGTGCTCCCAGCGCTGCTCAGCCAGGTCCCATGACACTGAGATGGTAGTCCAGCTGGTTGGCATCATGGTgacctcctgcatctgctggaGCCCTCTGCTGGTGAGTGTCAGCTAAAGCACTTCACAGACATTTAATCACATCTTCAAAAGGCATGTTTTTATATGACTACATGTCATTCTGATTTCTCAAATCACAGATCAGTGTTGCAGGGGAAGATAGAAAGTTTACGTTTTAGAAAATTACAAACAGCTTTTTCTGTGAttcagtttttattgtgtttttaggcACAACACAAGAAGAAAATACTATATGAGATTTCGATTAATAGGATCTCAAATCACCacaactttttttaaacaaggtaTTTTTACCTACCCATCAACCCAGAAGCAAACAGCGAAAGCCAGACCAGCCAAAGGAAATGTAatagacaataa
Protein-coding sequences here:
- the LOC125880178 gene encoding prostaglandin E2 receptor EP1 subtype-like, whose protein sequence is MLAMQHCNSSGIIAPSPLTNHTTMVQEPEVELVAHNVTRPLSNPTAAGLTMTLGILFNVVALIILAKAYNRFRRRSKATFLLFASSLVATDLVGHVIAGALVLNKYSVGTGSTADAVSSFQGDPADPDASCLFLGGCMVFFGLCPLFLGCAMAIERCLGVTRPLLHARLVTTARTKMALALIWLLALCVALLPFFSLGAYTRQYPGTWCFIKVMEGTKATDLAFVMLFSGLALSSLSLAFVCNTISGITLVKARLKKRSCSQRCSARSHDTEMVVQLVGIMVTSCICWSPLLVFGLISATRSYSGFLDTERDTYRRLMMTGVRMATCNQILDPWVYILLRRAILRKIYRITKRQASFKGSMFRSVRWDLSSFQNSEKSSVNKI